In Eretmochelys imbricata isolate rEreImb1 chromosome 14, rEreImb1.hap1, whole genome shotgun sequence, a genomic segment contains:
- the LOC144274021 gene encoding olfactory receptor 5V1-like, giving the protein MANETAPTEFIIMGFSNLQQLQFLLFSIFLVTYLCTLVGNISIIMIVCTDPQLRIPMYFFLGNLSFLDVCYTTTNVPQMLVHLLAERKRISYAGCIVQLYFFLSFVGTECILLAVMAYDRYVAICNPLHYFLIMRKAFCLKLAGACWASGFLNSVVHTLFTFQLPFCGANQLNYFFCDIPPLLKLSCGDTSLNEIILLTVGVFIGWTPFLCIVLSYVYIISTILKIRSTEGRLKAFSTCASHLTIVLLYYGSSIFTYIRPISSYSLNNDRLISVLYSIVTPMMNPLIYTLRNKDVKGALRKVFMGKLCLQ; this is encoded by the coding sequence atggcaaatgaaactgcCCCAACCGAATTCATCATCATGGGTTTCTCCaacctccagcagctgcagttcttgCTCTTTAGCATCTTCTTGGTCACCTACCTCTGCACTCTGGTGGGGAACATCTCCATCATCATGATCGTCTGCACAGATCCCCAGCTCCGCatccccatgtacttcttcctggggaacctCTCTTTCTTGGACGTCTGCTACACCACCACCAATGTCCCCCAGATGTTGGTGCACCTGTTGGCAGAAAGGAAGAGGATCAGCTATGCAGGCTGCATCGTGCAGCtctattttttcctctcctttgtgGGCACGGAGTGCATCCTCCTGGCTGTGATGGCTTATGACCGCTATGTGGCGATATGCAACCCCTTGCACTACTTCCTCATCATGAGGAAAGCCTTCTGCCTCAAGCTAGCTGGTGCCTGCTGGGCCAGTGGCTTCCTCAACTCTGTGGTGCACACATTGTTCACCTTTCAGCTGCCTTTCTGCGGGGCCAACCAGCTCAACTACTTCTTCTGTGACATCCCACCCCTCCTCAAACTCTCCTGTGGGGACACCTCCCTCAATGAGATCATCCTGCTCACCGTTGGGGTCTTCATTGGGTGGACTCCATTCCTGTGCATAGTCCTGTCTTATGTCTAcatcatctccaccatcctgaaGATACGCTCCACAGAAGGGAGACTCAAAGCTTTCTCCACCTGTGCATCCCACCTGACCATCGTCCTGCTATACTATGGAAGCTCCATCTTCACCTACATCCGGCCCATCTCCAGCTACTCGCTGAACAATGACAGACTGATCTCGGTGCTTTACAGCATAGTAACCCCCATGATGAATCCACTGATCTACACCCTGAGGAACAAGGATGTGAAGGGGGCTCTGAGAAAAGTTTTCATGGGGAAATTGTGTTTGCAATGA
- the LOC144274022 gene encoding olfactory receptor 14A16-like encodes MANQTTVSEFFLMGVSKNRKLQILHFMVFLAIYLAALMGNLLIITTISLDYHLHTPMYFFLKNLSFLDICFISVTIPKSFVNSLMNSQAISFQGCVSQLFFFLSFIETELVFLTIMAYDRYIAICNPLHYTVIVNKTACCKLACGAWLGGGVYSALNTASTFSLPFCGSLIDQFFCDIPPLLKLSCSHPHIGETVLIAFGICEALCCFAFITVSYIHIFSAVLKISSVEGRLKAFSTCLPHLTVVMLFLGTGIFSYMMPTSDSAFKQYLVAVFYSVMPPLINPIIYSLRNQEIKMALGRVLRKILLQRKAMGIPF; translated from the coding sequence ATGGCCAATCAAACCACAGTGAGTGAATTCTTTCTCATGGGAGTCTCCAAGAATCGGaagctgcagattttacactttATGGTCTTTCTGGCTATTTACCTAGCTGCCCTCATGGGgaatcttctcatcatcacaACCATAAGTCTTGACTACCACctgcacacccccatgtacttcttcctgaaaAACCTATCCTTCTTGGATATTTGTTTCATTTCAGTCACCATCCCCAAGTCCTTCGTCAACTCCCTCATGAACAGCCAGGCTATTTCTTTCCAAGGATGTGTATCtcagttgtttttctttctttcattcatAGAGACAGAGCTTGTGTTCCTCACCATTATGGCTTATGACCGTTACATTGCCATCTGCAATCCTCTGCATTATACAGTAATTGTGAACAAGACAGCGTGCTGTAAGCTAGCATGTGGCGCATGGCTGGGTGGTGGTGTCTATTCTGCTTTGAACACTGCTAGCACATTTTCACTACCCTTCTGTGGGTCCCTTATCGACCAGTTCTTCTGCGATATTCCCCCATTACTGAAACTGTCTTGCTCCCATCCTCACATCGGTGAGACTGTCCTGATTGCATTTGGTATATGTGAAGCTTTATGCTGCTTTGCTTTCATAACTGTGTCTTATATTCACATTTTCTCTGCTGTGCTAAAAATCTCTTCAGTGGAGGGGCGTCTCAAAGCTTTCTCCACCTGCCTGCCTCACCTCACAGTTGTCATGTTATTCCTTGGTACTGGCATCTTTTCATACATGATGCCAACTTCTGACTCTGCATTCAAACAGTACCTGGTGGCTGTGTTTTATTCTGTGATGCCCCCGCTGATTAATCCCATCATCTATAGCTTGAGAAACCAGGAGATAAAAATGGCTCTTGGAAGAGTTTTAAGGAAGATTCTCCTTCAGAGGAAAGCAATGGGCATCCCTTTCTGA